In Anaerolineales bacterium, one DNA window encodes the following:
- a CDS encoding class I SAM-dependent methyltransferase has product MNCPLCLASASITDVRGMDARRYHLCGNCLLIFADPSHHLSPAEEKARYETHNNSIEDGGYVQFLNRVIQPMLPYLHKDMRGLDYGSGPGPALSRLVRRQGIDCEDYDPFFGDHPLHPPYDFVFSTECFEHFKNPQAEIQRVCDLLKPVGLLGIMTERWATLESFADWYYTQDPTHVSFYHANTFDFLCRRFGLTVLWQDGSRVVIFQRSHIADNPDE; this is encoded by the coding sequence ATGAATTGTCCCTTGTGCCTGGCGTCCGCTTCGATAACGGACGTGCGCGGCATGGATGCGCGCCGTTATCATCTGTGCGGTAACTGCCTGCTGATCTTTGCGGACCCGTCTCATCACCTGTCCCCGGCGGAGGAGAAGGCACGTTACGAAACCCACAATAACAGCATCGAAGATGGAGGCTACGTCCAGTTCTTGAACCGTGTCATCCAGCCGATGCTTCCCTATTTGCACAAGGACATGCGTGGACTGGACTATGGAAGTGGACCTGGCCCGGCCTTGTCCCGGCTTGTCAGGCGGCAGGGCATCGACTGCGAGGATTACGATCCCTTTTTCGGCGACCATCCGCTCCACCCGCCCTATGATTTCGTGTTTTCGACCGAGTGCTTCGAACACTTCAAGAATCCGCAGGCGGAGATCCAACGTGTCTGCGACTTGTTGAAGCCCGTCGGGTTATTGGGAATCATGACCGAGCGCTGGGCGACTCTCGAATCATTTGCAGACTGGTATTACACACAAGACCCGACGCATGTATCGTTTTATCATGCCAACACGTTCGACTTCCTGTGCCGCCGTTTCGGCTTGACGGTCCTGTGGCAGGACGGCAGCCGCGTGGTGATCTTTCAGCGCAGCCATATTGCAGATAATCCAGATGAATGA
- a CDS encoding nuclear transport factor 2 family protein, with product MSPARMSKMESAIRTVLEFNEAFNRHDVAGMMQLMSGDCLFENTDPAPDGTVYSGKEAVGRFWQDFFRGSPHARIEIEEIFGFGNRCIMRWRYTWVDGHVRGVDVFKVEAGLICEKLSYVKG from the coding sequence ATGAGTCCAGCCCGCATGTCAAAGATGGAATCGGCGATCCGCACCGTCCTTGAGTTCAACGAGGCCTTCAACCGCCACGATGTTGCAGGGATGATGCAGTTGATGAGCGGGGATTGTCTCTTCGAGAATACGGATCCCGCTCCTGATGGAACGGTCTATTCGGGGAAGGAAGCGGTTGGTCGGTTCTGGCAGGACTTCTTCCGCGGGTCGCCTCATGCGCGGATCGAGATCGAGGAGATCTTCGGCTTTGGCAATCGCTGCATCATGCGCTGGCGCTACACCTGGGTGGATGGACATGTCCGTGGCGTGGATGTGTTCAAGGTGGAGGCCGGCTTGATCTGCGAAAAATTGTCCTATGTGAAAGGGTAG
- a CDS encoding AAA family ATPase, whose translation MMRFDRFTERAQEAAQRAAEIIQRYGHNQIDTEHILLALIEQPGGVIPQILEKLSVSAEALTERLDATLRASPKANIFGGGAGQIFITPRVKRIIDLANEEANRLKDEYISTEHIFLAILTERNTPAARILESAGLTRDRVYDAIQDLRGGQRVTDPQAETKYRTLEKYSRDLTQLAREGKLDPVIGRDKEILRLIQILSRRTKNNPVLIGEAGVGKTAIAEGLAQKIATNDIPEILSGKRVVALDLGAMIAGSRFRGEFEERLKAVMDEVQRAKGDVILMIDELHTVVGAGAAQGAMDASNMLKPALARGELQCIGATTLDEFHKHIEKDAALERRFAPIFVDEPSVDDTIKMLQGLRDRYEAHHKVHFSDEALVAAARLADRYVTDRHLPDKAIDLMDEAAAKLRVALYSMPPDLKAMKTDIDKMHAEEEQAGLERDYERAAQKKAERLRLEQEYTAKRDIWEAEHQLDEVVDVDDIASVVHQWTGIPLTQMMETESEKLLHMEARLHERIIGQEEAIHAISDAIRRARSGLKDPGRPIGSFIFIGPSGVGKTELAKALAWFMFDDEDALVRIDMSEYREQHTVSRLFGAPPGYVGYEEGGQLTEAVRRRPYRVLLFDEIEKAHPEVWNALLQILDDGRMTDGQGNVVDFRNTVLIMTSNLGTEYVKKGGTLGFLPHKSGDEDREAHSKIEKALKDAFRPEFINRIDEIIMFSPLSIAQMEEIVVLQMKEVQDRLNEHDISVQLTDAARAWLAKEGYDPAFGARPLRRAIQKYVESPLSVELLSGKYKDGVTVVVDVDEKENKIVFQTATTSARKTRQKVDA comes from the coding sequence ATGATGCGATTTGACAGATTTACCGAGAGAGCCCAGGAAGCCGCCCAGCGCGCCGCGGAGATCATCCAGCGCTACGGCCACAATCAAATAGATACCGAACACATCCTGCTGGCGCTGATCGAACAGCCCGGCGGTGTGATTCCCCAGATCCTTGAGAAATTGAGCGTCAGCGCCGAAGCGTTGACCGAACGACTCGATGCGACTCTGCGTGCCAGCCCGAAGGCCAACATCTTCGGCGGCGGCGCGGGACAGATCTTCATCACGCCTCGCGTCAAGCGGATCATTGATCTGGCAAACGAGGAAGCCAACCGCCTGAAAGATGAGTACATTTCAACGGAACATATTTTTCTGGCGATCCTCACCGAACGCAACACCCCCGCCGCGCGCATCTTGGAATCGGCCGGGCTGACGCGTGACCGCGTCTACGACGCCATTCAAGACCTGCGCGGCGGGCAGCGTGTAACCGACCCGCAGGCCGAGACGAAATACCGCACCCTCGAAAAATACTCGCGTGACCTCACCCAGCTTGCGCGCGAAGGCAAACTGGACCCTGTCATCGGACGGGACAAGGAGATTCTGCGTCTCATTCAAATCCTTTCCCGCCGCACGAAGAACAACCCGGTCTTGATCGGCGAGGCCGGTGTGGGCAAGACCGCCATTGCTGAAGGTCTCGCGCAGAAGATCGCCACCAACGATATTCCCGAGATCCTTTCAGGCAAGCGCGTGGTTGCGTTGGACCTGGGGGCGATGATCGCAGGCTCCCGTTTCCGCGGCGAGTTTGAAGAACGCCTCAAAGCGGTCATGGACGAAGTCCAGCGCGCGAAAGGCGATGTCATTCTGATGATCGATGAGTTGCACACGGTTGTCGGAGCAGGAGCAGCCCAGGGCGCGATGGATGCGAGCAACATGCTCAAGCCTGCGCTGGCGCGCGGCGAACTGCAATGCATCGGCGCGACCACGCTGGACGAGTTCCACAAACACATCGAAAAAGATGCCGCGCTTGAGCGCCGCTTCGCCCCCATCTTTGTGGACGAGCCGAGCGTGGACGATACCATCAAAATGCTGCAGGGCTTGCGTGATCGTTACGAAGCACACCACAAGGTCCATTTTTCGGATGAGGCGCTTGTTGCCGCCGCCCGTCTTGCAGACCGCTACGTGACCGACCGTCACCTGCCGGATAAAGCCATTGACCTGATGGATGAAGCCGCTGCGAAATTGCGCGTGGCGCTCTACTCCATGCCGCCGGACCTCAAGGCGATGAAAACGGATATTGACAAGATGCACGCGGAGGAGGAACAGGCCGGTTTGGAACGCGATTACGAACGCGCCGCCCAGAAGAAGGCCGAACGCCTGCGTCTCGAACAGGAATACACTGCCAAACGTGATATCTGGGAGGCGGAGCATCAGCTTGATGAAGTGGTGGATGTGGATGACATCGCATCCGTCGTCCATCAGTGGACGGGCATCCCCCTGACGCAGATGATGGAGACCGAATCGGAAAAACTGCTGCACATGGAGGCTCGCCTGCACGAGCGCATCATCGGGCAGGAAGAAGCCATCCATGCCATCTCGGATGCCATCCGCCGCGCGCGTTCCGGTCTCAAAGACCCGGGCCGCCCGATCGGTTCATTCATCTTCATCGGACCGTCCGGCGTCGGAAAGACCGAACTTGCCAAAGCGCTGGCCTGGTTCATGTTCGATGATGAAGATGCGCTTGTACGCATCGACATGTCCGAGTATCGCGAACAGCACACGGTCTCGCGTCTCTTCGGCGCGCCTCCGGGATATGTCGGTTATGAGGAAGGCGGCCAACTTACCGAGGCTGTACGCAGGCGTCCCTATCGCGTGCTGTTATTTGACGAGATCGAGAAAGCCCATCCCGAGGTCTGGAATGCACTGCTGCAAATTCTGGATGACGGGCGCATGACAGATGGTCAGGGCAACGTGGTGGACTTCCGCAACACGGTTCTGATCATGACCTCGAACCTGGGGACTGAATACGTGAAGAAGGGCGGCACGTTGGGCTTCCTGCCGCACAAATCAGGGGATGAGGATCGCGAGGCGCACAGCAAGATCGAGAAGGCGCTCAAGGATGCATTTCGTCCCGAGTTCATCAACCGCATTGACGAGATCATCATGTTCTCGCCGCTCTCCATCGCACAGATGGAGGAGATCGTGGTGCTTCAAATGAAGGAAGTACAGGACCGCTTGAACGAGCATGACATCAGCGTGCAACTGACCGATGCCGCCCGTGCCTGGCTTGCCAAGGAAGGCTACGACCCGGCCTTCGGCGCGCGCCCATTGCGCAGAGCCATTCAGAAGTACGTCGAAAGTCCGCTTTCGGTGGAATTGCTCAGCGGCAAGTACAAAGACGGCGTAACCGTGGTCGTGGATGTGGATGAAAAGGAAAACAAGATCGTCTTCCAGACAGCCACGACTTCCGCAAGGAAGACCAGACAAAAAGTGGATGCGTAA
- a CDS encoding immune inhibitor A has protein sequence MTENKSSMTAIGIGIAALVCCICVLVAGMAGYAYYAFQQTSEFTDFPVFTDGGTPTAEPEITRPPVDSVSNETLQTLQNTIVPSNDPRELACRLKGLCDIPEVMATSAAPRSVGDTKPFWVHNLDTNVNNEVQATLRYITPHVYFWVQDGVQYNENEMKALVDEFENKIYPTNREFFGSEWSPGIDGDEHIYILYARGLGFSIAGYFSSADSVHPLIQEYSNGHEMFLFNADNTALGDNFTYGVLAHEFQHMIHWNLDANETSWLNEGSSELAAFLNGYDPGGFDWLYINDPDLQLNDWPNDQNATTPHYGAGFLFMNYFLNRFGEDATKALVRDPANGLESVDDVLRESAATDPLTGEPITADDFFMDWVVTNFVLDRSVGDGRYIYDNYPGAHRASATESIYACPQAPLARTVHQYGADYIGIECAGEYTLSFTGSTITKLLPADPYSGEYAFWSNKGDESNMTLTREFDFTNVSAPIELSYRTWYDIETDWDYLYLEVSEDGETWEIITTPSGTGTNPSGNSYGWGYTGATNGWIEEKIDLSSYAGKNIFIRFEYITDAAVNGEGFLLDDVQVQAAGYSSDFEADEGGWQAQGFVRVQNVLPQTFGLALILTADSSVTMVPLDEDQTAEISLSLTSGEKAYLAVSGTTRFTRELASYQVEIR, from the coding sequence ATGACAGAAAATAAATCAAGCATGACTGCAATAGGGATCGGGATCGCGGCACTGGTATGCTGTATCTGTGTGCTGGTGGCGGGGATGGCTGGCTATGCCTATTACGCGTTTCAGCAGACGTCCGAATTCACAGATTTTCCTGTTTTTACAGACGGGGGCACGCCCACGGCTGAGCCTGAGATCACCCGCCCGCCTGTGGATTCGGTCTCCAACGAAACCCTGCAGACATTGCAGAACACCATTGTCCCGTCGAACGACCCAAGGGAACTGGCCTGCCGCCTGAAAGGATTATGTGACATCCCCGAGGTGATGGCAACCTCCGCCGCTCCGCGCTCCGTGGGAGATACGAAGCCCTTCTGGGTGCATAACCTGGATACGAACGTGAACAACGAAGTTCAAGCCACCCTGCGGTATATCACTCCGCATGTTTATTTCTGGGTGCAGGACGGGGTTCAATATAACGAAAACGAAATGAAGGCGCTGGTGGATGAATTCGAGAACAAGATCTACCCCACCAACCGCGAATTCTTCGGCAGTGAATGGTCGCCCGGCATCGACGGCGATGAGCATATTTACATCCTGTATGCCCGCGGGTTGGGTTTCTCGATCGCGGGATACTTCTCTTCAGCGGACTCTGTCCACCCGCTGATCCAGGAGTATTCGAACGGCCATGAGATGTTCCTTTTCAATGCGGACAATACCGCGCTGGGCGACAACTTTACGTACGGCGTCCTGGCACACGAATTCCAACATATGATCCATTGGAATTTGGACGCCAATGAAACTTCGTGGTTGAATGAAGGGTCTTCTGAACTTGCCGCGTTTCTGAACGGATATGACCCCGGCGGCTTCGACTGGCTGTACATCAATGATCCGGACCTGCAATTGAACGACTGGCCCAACGATCAAAATGCAACCACGCCGCATTACGGTGCGGGCTTCCTGTTCATGAACTATTTCCTCAACCGCTTCGGAGAAGATGCGACAAAAGCGCTCGTACGGGACCCTGCCAATGGGTTGGAGAGTGTGGACGATGTTCTGCGTGAGAGCGCCGCCACTGATCCGCTCACGGGAGAACCCATCACTGCCGATGATTTCTTCATGGATTGGGTGGTGACCAACTTCGTACTCGATAGATCCGTGGGTGACGGACGCTATATTTATGATAATTATCCCGGCGCACATCGTGCCTCGGCCACTGAAAGCATCTATGCCTGCCCGCAGGCGCCCCTTGCGCGCACCGTCCATCAATACGGTGCGGATTATATTGGCATCGAATGCGCGGGCGAGTACACCCTTTCATTCACAGGGTCCACCATTACCAAATTATTGCCCGCCGACCCGTACTCCGGTGAGTATGCATTCTGGTCGAACAAGGGCGATGAATCGAACATGACCCTGACGCGCGAGTTCGATTTTACGAATGTCAGTGCTCCCATTGAGTTGTCATACCGCACCTGGTACGATATTGAAACCGATTGGGATTACCTTTATTTGGAAGTCTCCGAAGACGGCGAGACCTGGGAGATCATCACCACGCCATCCGGCACCGGCACGAACCCTTCCGGCAATTCCTATGGCTGGGGGTACACCGGCGCCACAAATGGCTGGATCGAAGAGAAGATAGACCTTTCAAGTTATGCCGGTAAAAACATCTTCATCCGCTTTGAATACATCACCGATGCCGCCGTCAATGGCGAGGGCTTTTTGCTGGATGATGTCCAGGTGCAGGCGGCAGGCTACAGCTCGGATTTTGAAGCGGATGAGGGAGGCTGGCAGGCGCAGGGATTCGTGCGCGTCCAGAACGTTCTTCCGCAGACCTTCGGGCTGGCTCTCATCCTGACAGCTGATTCAAGCGTCACCATGGTCCCGCTCGACGAAGACCAGACCGCCGAGATCTCGCTTTCGTTGACATCCGGTGAAAAGGCGTATCTGGCCGTCTCCGGCACGACCCGCTTCACGCGTGAACTCGCATCCTATCAGGTCGAGATTCGATAA
- a CDS encoding substrate-binding domain-containing protein gives MTASKKPAGERRTIAVLGAQLSRIWGAEFMAGVLDSAKTHDVNAVFFVGGKPVELAAPAQGGRSYGLYDLITPGKFDGVLLSADLAHGTSLGDIKTFCSIFAPVPIASFAIPVEGVTSFISDNEGGMRAVIRHLIEAHGYKQIAFLRGIRGQLEADLRFNAYKQELKAHNIRFDENLVVEGEFTPESGRAAIRTLLDERGIRVQAIASSNDRMAFGVMEALQQRGIHVPDDIALTGFDDVAESQSMGVPLTTVHQSFYEAGKLTFDALLKRMNGEHVEDVNILPVNLVVRWSCGCLPESIQKAIVLTKEVAHTSRLENKRDAAIRALFGAAGIQEGAPARAQYIDVFGRTWDVFLASLRETDKSDAFLKMVQTMVEVLQGNGYDFTTWDNVISTFRKYALGGITDHAVMLRAENLFQQARMLVGELSQRAQAYRRLQFEQKEEALSSFSFSMAPAMTLEGIGAAISRHFPLMGLERWYVMFYSDLSAPGSISSPPPENYRLLLQYDQNKFQIPREKSTLATGRLVPRGKTPQDHRYDAVVMPLALASNRFGFMWVEMGPADWDIYVRLKNLLSSALLRTMLVQQREQAQKEVERLLKEARERAVELARARDVAEKAAAQNAKLFEFEQDRRRGAEALARSSRQLSSLTTIEKLPQQILEQLLQVLPYERGILFMEDVNGTPHIRAHRGMPADAPVEEFQLQIQGADFYETVAGRGETLLIGDVNAAEGWAQPNWLPGDRSWLGVPLYAKDNVVGLLVLSRAKQSFSEDDGLMVTTFAMQATVALENARLYDEVTGMNQVMERIVTERVKELNIAYATLAEHDKNKSAFIQVAAHELRTPLTVIKGYLGMLRADEVIQNNPAISQAIEGVLQGTNRLHQIVNSMLDVARLDSQVVSPQVEAVNLGLILRLIHKDYVDDLAARSLTFTLDEAIKEIPPLLADTELLKKALDHVIVNAIKFTPDGGSITISAVVVEDEHGGKMAEIRVQDSGIGIDPEHHTIIFEKLYQLGKVELHSSSRTNYKGGGAGLGLAIASGIVKALKGRIWVESAGHDEENFTGSTFFIRLPLVK, from the coding sequence ATGACAGCATCCAAAAAACCCGCAGGTGAACGAAGGACGATCGCCGTACTTGGCGCACAGTTGTCCCGTATTTGGGGCGCCGAATTCATGGCGGGTGTGCTTGATTCCGCCAAAACCCATGATGTGAATGCGGTTTTTTTTGTGGGTGGTAAGCCGGTGGAACTTGCCGCGCCTGCACAAGGGGGACGTTCCTATGGATTGTATGACTTGATCACGCCGGGTAAATTTGACGGGGTGCTGCTTTCTGCAGACCTTGCCCACGGAACGTCACTTGGCGATATCAAAACATTTTGCAGTATCTTTGCGCCTGTGCCGATTGCATCCTTTGCAATTCCAGTGGAGGGCGTAACTTCGTTCATTTCGGATAATGAGGGCGGCATGCGCGCGGTGATCCGTCATTTGATCGAGGCCCATGGATACAAACAAATTGCGTTCCTGCGCGGGATTCGCGGTCAATTGGAGGCGGACCTGCGCTTTAATGCATATAAGCAGGAATTGAAGGCACATAACATCCGCTTTGATGAGAACCTTGTGGTGGAAGGTGAGTTCACCCCGGAAAGTGGACGTGCCGCAATCCGCACCCTGCTGGATGAACGCGGAATCCGCGTGCAGGCCATAGCTTCGTCCAATGATCGCATGGCTTTCGGCGTGATGGAGGCTCTGCAGCAGCGCGGCATCCATGTGCCGGATGACATTGCCCTGACCGGCTTTGACGATGTGGCCGAGTCGCAATCCATGGGCGTGCCGTTGACGACGGTGCATCAGTCCTTTTATGAAGCCGGAAAATTAACCTTTGATGCGCTGTTGAAACGCATGAATGGGGAGCATGTGGAGGATGTCAACATCCTGCCGGTGAATTTGGTCGTGCGCTGGTCCTGCGGATGTTTGCCGGAGAGCATCCAGAAAGCGATCGTGCTTACAAAGGAGGTGGCGCATACCAGCCGGCTGGAGAACAAACGCGATGCCGCCATCCGCGCGTTATTCGGGGCGGCCGGCATCCAGGAGGGCGCTCCTGCAAGGGCGCAGTATATTGATGTATTCGGCCGCACGTGGGATGTCTTCCTGGCAAGCCTGCGCGAGACGGATAAAAGCGACGCATTCCTGAAGATGGTGCAGACGATGGTGGAGGTGCTGCAAGGGAATGGATATGATTTCACCACCTGGGATAACGTCATCTCCACGTTCAGGAAATATGCGCTTGGCGGCATTACGGACCATGCCGTCATGCTGCGGGCTGAGAATCTTTTCCAGCAGGCGCGCATGCTGGTCGGGGAATTGTCCCAACGGGCGCAGGCATACCGCCGTCTGCAATTTGAGCAGAAGGAGGAAGCCCTGAGCAGCTTCAGTTTTTCCATGGCGCCCGCCATGACCCTGGAGGGCATTGGCGCTGCGATCTCAAGGCATTTCCCATTGATGGGGCTGGAACGCTGGTATGTCATGTTCTACAGCGACCTCAGCGCGCCCGGCTCGATCTCCTCCCCGCCGCCTGAAAACTACCGCTTGTTATTGCAATACGACCAGAACAAATTCCAGATCCCGCGGGAGAAATCCACGCTTGCCACGGGACGATTGGTGCCGCGTGGGAAGACTCCGCAGGATCATCGGTACGATGCCGTGGTCATGCCGCTGGCTTTGGCAAGCAACCGCTTCGGCTTCATGTGGGTGGAGATGGGACCCGCCGATTGGGATATCTATGTCCGCTTGAAGAACCTGCTCTCCAGTGCGCTCCTGCGCACCATGCTCGTGCAGCAGCGCGAACAGGCTCAAAAGGAGGTGGAACGTCTCTTGAAAGAGGCGCGTGAACGGGCTGTGGAACTTGCCCGCGCGCGGGATGTGGCGGAAAAAGCCGCAGCACAAAACGCAAAGTTGTTTGAGTTCGAGCAGGACCGGCGGCGCGGCGCGGAGGCGCTGGCGCGTTCCTCGCGTCAATTATCGTCGTTGACCACCATCGAGAAACTCCCCCAGCAGATCCTCGAGCAGTTGCTGCAGGTCCTGCCTTATGAGCGCGGTATTTTGTTCATGGAGGATGTCAACGGCACGCCGCATATCCGTGCACATCGCGGGATGCCGGCGGATGCGCCGGTTGAAGAATTCCAGCTACAGATCCAGGGCGCAGATTTTTATGAGACCGTTGCGGGCCGGGGGGAGACTCTGCTCATCGGCGACGTGAATGCGGCGGAAGGCTGGGCGCAGCCCAATTGGCTTCCGGGTGACCGTTCCTGGCTGGGCGTGCCCTTGTATGCAAAGGATAATGTGGTCGGCCTGCTCGTGTTGAGCCGCGCGAAACAATCCTTCAGCGAGGATGACGGACTGATGGTGACCACCTTTGCCATGCAGGCAACCGTTGCGCTGGAGAATGCGCGTTTGTATGACGAGGTGACCGGCATGAACCAGGTGATGGAGCGCATTGTCACTGAGCGTGTGAAGGAATTGAACATCGCCTATGCCACGCTTGCAGAACATGACAAGAACAAATCCGCATTCATCCAGGTCGCCGCGCATGAGCTGCGCACCCCGCTGACCGTGATCAAAGGGTATCTCGGTATGCTGCGCGCGGATGAGGTCATTCAAAACAACCCGGCGATCTCGCAAGCTATCGAAGGGGTGCTGCAGGGCACGAACCGTTTGCACCAGATCGTGAACAGCATGCTGGACGTTGCCCGGCTCGACAGCCAGGTTGTCAGCCCGCAGGTGGAGGCGGTAAATCTGGGGCTGATCCTGCGGCTGATCCACAAGGATTATGTGGACGACCTCGCGGCTCGCAGCCTGACCTTTACACTGGATGAGGCCATCAAGGAGATCCCCCCGCTGTTGGCGGACACGGAACTGCTGAAGAAGGCGCTCGACCACGTCATTGTCAATGCCATCAAATTCACGCCGGATGGCGGCTCGATCACCATCTCCGCCGTTGTTGTGGAGGATGAACATGGGGGGAAAATGGCGGAGATCCGCGTACAGGACAGCGGCATCGGCATTGACCCCGAGCATCATACGATAATTTTTGAGAAGTTATATCAATTGGGCAAGGTGGAACTGCACTCCTCCAGCCGCACCAATTACAAGGGCGGCGGCGCAGGGCTTGGCCTGGCAATCGCATCCGGGATCGTAAAGGCACTAAAGGGCAGGATCTGGGTGGAGAGCGCTGGACATGATGAAGAGAATTTTACGGGAAGCACCTTTTTTATCCGCCTGCCGCTGGTGAAGTAA
- a CDS encoding class I SAM-dependent methyltransferase yields MTNPPVCDYEGSDYQQSFWEQGGREYEDRAEAIALKRMLPKNGKLMLELGAGAGRNTPRYAGFERIVLLDYSTTQLAQAQHRLGRSDNYIYVAADVYRLPFPDHVFDSATMIRVLHHMADAPKALSQIRNVVQPGAVFILEFANKLNLKSILRYWFGKQDWSPFTLEPVEFVDLNFDFHPKAIRGWLGGLGFSIEKTLTVSHFRLGVLKRCFPAKLLAALDGLFQPTGAYFQFTPSVFVKAKAGGENQACEFPLDVIGLFKCPDCGSGKLQEKIDHLLCPSCTARWAVHDGIYDFREKMKAE; encoded by the coding sequence ATGACCAATCCCCCCGTTTGTGATTACGAAGGCTCCGATTATCAGCAGTCCTTTTGGGAGCAGGGCGGGCGCGAATACGAAGACCGCGCAGAAGCCATCGCATTGAAAAGGATGCTCCCAAAAAATGGAAAGCTCATGCTCGAACTCGGCGCAGGCGCGGGACGCAACACGCCGCGCTATGCGGGCTTTGAGCGCATCGTCCTTTTGGATTATTCGACCACACAGCTGGCGCAGGCACAGCACAGGCTGGGACGTTCCGATAATTACATCTATGTCGCAGCAGATGTCTACCGCCTCCCCTTTCCGGACCATGTATTTGATTCCGCCACGATGATCCGCGTCCTGCACCACATGGCGGACGCACCGAAGGCATTGAGTCAGATCCGCAATGTGGTACAGCCGGGTGCCGTTTTCATCCTTGAATTTGCGAACAAATTAAACCTCAAGTCCATTCTGCGCTACTGGTTCGGAAAACAGGATTGGAGTCCGTTCACACTCGAGCCCGTGGAATTCGTGGACCTGAATTTCGACTTTCACCCAAAAGCCATTCGCGGCTGGTTGGGCGGACTTGGCTTTTCCATCGAGAAAACCCTTACCGTTTCCCATTTCCGCCTCGGTGTGTTAAAACGATGTTTCCCCGCCAAACTGCTCGCGGCACTGGACGGTCTCTTCCAGCCGACAGGCGCATACTTTCAATTCACGCCCAGCGTTTTTGTGAAGGCAAAGGCGGGCGGAGAAAACCAAGCGTGCGAATTTCCCCTCGATGTGATCGGCTTGTTCAAATGCCCGGATTGCGGGAGTGGAAAGTTACAGGAAAAAATCGATCACCTGCTTTGTCCCTCCTGCACTGCCCGCTGGGCCGTCCATGACGGCATTTATGATTTCCGCGAAAAAATGAAAGCGGAGTAA
- a CDS encoding UDP-glucose/GDP-mannose dehydrogenase family protein, whose product MKQICVVGVGYVGLVTAACFADLGNRVSALDVNEERVENLKKGIMPIYEPGLDELVKRNMNAGRITFTTSYKEALKNAEYAFIAVGTPAGGNGEADLQYVAAAATSIAENMTAPLVIINKSTVPIGTGDWVADIVKGAQPKQIDFSVVSCPEFLREGSAIGDFMNPHRTVIGSLDREAANKVAHLHLPLRAPIVITDLRTAEMIKYASNAFLATKISFINELADLCELVGADVKEVAAGMGYDARIGRHFLDAGLGWGGSCFPKDVEALAFMAKEKGLNPRILNDVMEVNYDRRKAAVKTLEKMLGGSLKGKTIGLLGLAFKPNTDDMRDAPSIDIAEALVKGGAKVRAYDPVAMEVARPILPAVEMFDEPYKMAKDCDALMVVTEWNEFKQLDLEKVKGLLKSPLVYDGRNIYDPAIMKDMGFTYRAIGR is encoded by the coding sequence ATGAAGCAAATTTGTGTCGTCGGCGTTGGATATGTCGGCCTGGTAACGGCCGCGTGCTTTGCCGATCTCGGCAACCGCGTCAGCGCGCTGGATGTGAATGAAGAACGCGTGGAGAATCTCAAAAAGGGCATCATGCCCATTTACGAACCGGGGCTGGATGAACTGGTCAAGCGCAATATGAATGCGGGACGGATCACATTCACGACCTCCTACAAGGAAGCCCTGAAGAATGCGGAATACGCCTTCATCGCAGTCGGCACCCCGGCGGGCGGAAACGGCGAAGCGGATCTGCAGTACGTCGCCGCCGCGGCAACCTCCATTGCGGAGAATATGACCGCGCCGCTCGTCATCATCAACAAGTCCACGGTTCCGATCGGGACCGGCGACTGGGTGGCGGACATTGTGAAGGGAGCCCAGCCCAAACAGATCGACTTCTCAGTGGTCTCCTGCCCCGAATTTTTACGCGAGGGATCCGCCATCGGCGACTTTATGAATCCGCACCGCACCGTCATCGGCTCATTGGACAGGGAGGCTGCGAACAAGGTGGCGCATTTGCATCTGCCGCTGCGCGCGCCGATTGTCATCACCGATCTGCGCACCGCAGAGATGATCAAGTATGCCAGCAATGCCTTCCTTGCCACGAAGATCTCCTTCATCAACGAACTCGCGGACCTGTGCGAACTCGTCGGCGCGGACGTGAAGGAGGTCGCGGCAGGCATGGGCTACGACGCGCGCATCGGACGTCACTTTTTGGATGCGGGCCTCGGCTGGGGCGGATCGTGCTTCCCCAAGGATGTGGAGGCGCTGGCTTTCATGGCCAAGGAGAAGGGATTGAATCCGCGCATCCTGAATGATGTGATGGAAGTCAATTATGACCGCCGCAAAGCCGCAGTTAAGACCTTGGAGAAAATGCTCGGCGGTAGTTTGAAGGGCAAAACCATCGGTTTGCTTGGGCTGGCGTTCAAGCCCAACACCGACGACATGCGCGACGCACCCTCCATTGACATAGCCGAGGCGCTGGTCAAGGGCGGCGCAAAAGTCCGCGCCTATGACCCGGTGGCGATGGAAGTCGCCCGTCCCATTTTGCCTGCCGTGGAGATGTTTGATGAGCCGTACAAAATGGCAAAGGATTGCGACGCGCTGATGGTCGTTACAGAATGGAACGAGTTCAAGCAGCTGGATCTTGAAAAAGTAAAAGGGTTGCTCAAGTCCCCGCTTGTTTATGACGGGCGTAATATTTACGACCCTGCCATCATGAAGGATATGGGCTTTACGTATCGCGCCATTGGCAGATAA